One Lagenorhynchus albirostris chromosome 8, mLagAlb1.1, whole genome shotgun sequence genomic region harbors:
- the LOC132524075 gene encoding zinc finger protein LOC728743 homolog — protein sequence MTELASSGDRSPPVGDGEEGLGDDRGLVIHHPAEEQPHRCPLCGQTFSQQPSLVRHQKAHAGVGRAAAFVCPECGKAFSVKHNLEVHQRTHTGERPFPCPECGRCFSLKQNLLTHQRIHSGEKPHQCTQCGRCFREPRFLLNHQRTHARMPAPHPRRPGVFGERRPYFCARCGKSFAREGSLKTHQRSHGHGPEGQAAHLGRVL from the coding sequence ATGACCGAACTGGCGTCCTCCGGGGACAGGTCCCCCCCTGTGGGGGACggggaggagggcctgggggaCGATCGAGGCCTGGTCATCCACCACCCTGCGGAGGAGCAGCCGCACCGCTGCCCACTGTGCGGCCAGACCTTCTCGCAGCAGCCCAGCCTGGTGCGGCACCAGAAGGCGCATGCCGGAGTGGGCCGCGCGGCCGCCTTCGTGTGCCCCGAGTGCGGCAAGGCCTTCAGCGTCAAGCACAACCTCGAGGTGCATCAGCGCACCCACACGGGCGAGCGGCCCTTCCCCTGCCCCGAGTGCGGGCGCTGCTTCAGCCTCAAGCAGAACCTGCTCACGCACCAGCGTATCCACAGCGGCGAGAAGCCGCACCAGTGCACGCAGTGCGGCCGCTGCTTCCGCGAGCCGCGCTTCCTGCTCAACCACCAGCGCACCCACGCGCGCATGCCCGCGCCGCACCCGCGCCGCCCCGGCGTCTTCGGGGAGCGGAGGCCCTACTTCTGCGCCCGCTGCGGCAAGAGCTTCGCACGCGAAGGCTCGCTCAAGACCCACCAGCGCAGCCACGGCCACGGGCCCGAGGGCCAGGCGGCCCATTTAGGCCGCGTGCTCTGA
- the ZNF775 gene encoding zinc finger protein 775, giving the protein MESGLAGDSSTGDVLVMRIKQEKPEWLLQALGPQAALSQKDKENIFQQRRSLPPCQTVGKPRAWGGQEETGGPRWAPPLEQDGGPAGRAPGVTPSPLRPALSAGEGHFVCPDCGKRFSWWSTLKIHQRTHTGEKPYPCGKCGKSFSQKPNLARHQRHHTGERPFCCPECARRFSQKQHLLKHQKTHSRPATHPCPECERCFRHQVGLRIHQRAHARDRQGTRAGLQTLLRDATAHRGCRPRPGPRRGRPEWAWLGLCQSWWRQPGARTAAPAEPRQFICNECGKSFSWWSSLNIHQRIHTGERPYPCPECGRRFSQKPNLTRHLRNHTGERPHPCAHCGRSFRQKQHLLKHQRTHLPGAPAAPRPSRAALRAHQQAHAAAAEPPAQGAPGLLPPPSHGPSPARGPGDVPWGRARAGGPGEPRQFICNECGKSFSWWSALTIHQRIHTGERPYPCPECGRRFSQKPNLTRHRRNHTGERPYLCASCGRGFSQKQHLLKHQRVHRGALAPTPSAKGAAL; this is encoded by the coding sequence GAGATGTGCTCGTCATGAGGATCAAGCAGGAGAAGCCAGAGTGGCTGCTGCAGGCGCTGGGGCCACAGGCCGCGCTTTCCCAGAAGGATAAGGAGAACATTTTCCAGCAGCGTCGGAGCCTCCCGCCATGCCAGACCGTGGGGAAGCCTCGAGCCTGGGGGGGACAGGAGGAGACTGGGGGTCCAAGGTGGGCCCCTCCCCTCGAGCAGGACGGCGGGCCGGCAGGCCGGGCTCCGGGGGTGACCCCCAGCCCCCTGCGCCCCGCTCTTTCTGCCGGCGAGGGTCACTTCGTGTGCCCGGACTGCGGGAAGAGGTTCAGCTGGTGGTCGACCTTGAAGATCCACCAGCGCACCCACACCGGCGAGAAGCCGTACCCGTGCGGCAAGTGCGGCAAGAGCTTCAGCCAGAAGCCCAACCTGGCGCGCCACCAGCGGCACCACACGGGCGAGCGGCCCTTCTGCTGCCCCGAGTGCGCTCGGCGCTTTAGCCAGAAGCAGCACCTGCTCAAGCACCAGAAGACCCACTCCCGGCCCGCCACCCACCCGTGCCCCGAGTGCGAGCGCTGCTTCCGCCACCAGGTGGGCCTCCGCATCCACCAGCGCGCGCACGCCCGGGACCGCCAGGGCACCCGCGCTGGGCTGCAGACGCTGCTCCGGGACGCCACGGCCCACCGGGGCTGTCGCCCGCGGCCGGGGCCCCGGCGGGGGCGCCCCGAGTGGGCCTGGCTGGGGCTCTGCCAGAGCTGGTGGCGCCAGCCCGGGGCCCGGAccgccgcccccgccgagccGCGCCAGTTCATCTGCAACGAGTGCGGCAAGAGCTTCTCGTGGTGGTCGTCGCTGAACATCCACCAGCGCATCCACACGGGCGAGCGGCCCTACCCGTGCCCCGAGTGCGGGCGCCGCTTCAGCCAGAAGCCCAACCTGACGCGCCACCTGCGCAACCACACGGGCGAGCGGCCGCACCCCTGCGCGCACTGCGGCCGCAGCTTCCGCCAGAAGCAGCACCTGCTCAAGCACCAGCGCACGCACCTGCCCGGCGCCCCGGCCGCGCCCCGCCCCAGCCGTGCCGCGCTGCGGGCCCACCAGCAGGCccacgccgccgccgccgagccGCCCGCCCAGGGCGCCCCCGGCCTGTTGCCGCCGCCGTCGCACGGCCCCTCGCCGGCCCGGGGGCCCGGGGACGTGCCGTGGGGCCGGGCGCGGGCGGGTGGGCCGGGCGAGCCGCGCCAGTTCATCTGCAACGAGTGCGGTAAGAGCTTCTCGTGGTGGTCGGCGCTCACCATCCACCAGCGCATCCACACGGGCGAGCGGCCCTACCCGTGCCCCGAGTGCGGGCGCCGCTTCAGCCAGAAGCCCAACCTGACGCGCCACCGGCGCAACCACACGGGCGAGCGGCCCTACCTGTGTGCCTCCTGCGGCCGCGGCTTCAGCCAGAAGCAGCACCTGCTCAAGCACCAGCGCGTTCACCGGGGCGCCCTGGCGCCCACCCCCAGCGCCAAGGGCGCGGCGCTCTAG